Genomic window (Streptomyces sp. LX-29):
GCGGCCACGACCAGCGCCGCCGCTCCGGCGGGCTCCCCCAAGAAGTCCGTGGCCAGAGCGACACGCCGCCACGGCGGCCGCACACTGTCCGCCGTCGGCTGGATGATCCACCTGTCCACCCTGCCGGGCTGGCTGTGTCCGGCGTACAGGACCCCGAGCGCGACGACCACCAGCGTGGCGAGGGCCGCGGTCAGCCCGAGCCACGCGCGCAACGCCGGGGGCAGCACGGCGGGCGCCGGTCGGCCGGTCACCCGCGGCTTCCGCCGGGACTGATTCCCCACCGACGAGCCCCCCTGTGTCGGACGTGGACCGCGCGGGAACCGTCAGGTCGCTTCCGGCGGCCCCGCAAACTGAGGATCGGTCACGCCAGAACGGTCAGCTCTTGCGGACCACGCTGGACTTCAGCTGCATGTGGCCGAAGCCCTCGATCTTGCAGTCGATGTCATGGCCGTCGACTCCGTCGACGAGGCGGATGTTGCGTACCTTCGTGCCCGCCTTGATTCCGGTCGGGTGGCCCTTGACCTTCAGACCCTTGACGACCGTCACGGTGTCGCCGTCGGCGAGTGCGTTCCCGACCGAGTCCTTGATCACCCGCTCCTCGGACGAGGTCTCCGCCTCAGCGGAGGCAGGCGTCCATTCGTGTCCGCACTCGGGGCAGACCAGGAGCGCGCCCATCTCGTACGTGTACGCGCCGGCGCACTCGGGGCAGGAAGGCAAAGGGGTCTCACTCACCTCAACAGTGTATTTCAGGCCCCGGCGGCATCCGGCGCCGCCGCATCGCGGCCGGCGGCCCGCTCCGGGTTCACGCGGAGCGGGCCACCCCCGGTTCCGACAGGGCCGCGGGACCCGCCTCCACCGCCGACTCCTCGCCGACCGGCTCCTCGGGCCCGGTCAGATACCGCCGGGACCAGTCGCTGAGCGGCTCCAGCGACTCGTTGAGCGCGATGCCGCTGGGAGTCAGCGAGTACTCCACCCGCAGCGGGAGTTCGTGGAACACCTCGCGGTGCACGACGCCCAGCGCCTCCAGCTCCCGCAACTGCTGGACCAGCACCTTCTCGCTGATGCCGGGGACCAGTCGACGCAGTTCACCGAAGCGGGGCCGGTGGTGGTAGAGCGCCCAGAGTATGAGCACCTTCCACTTGCCGCTGATGACGTCGACGGCCGCGACGGTGGGGCACTCAACAGTCCGCTTCCTCATGCCACCGACCCTACCGGGCGACGGTGAAACGCTCCCCGATGTGCTGCGGGCGCTCGATCTCGTCGACCAGCGCGACCGCGTAGTCCTCGGCGGAGATGACGCTCTCCCCGTCGGCGTCGGTGACCAACTGCTCGGTGCCGGTGCGGTAGGCGCCGGTGCGCTCGCCCGGGGCGATGGTCGCCGCGGGGCTCAGGCTGGTCCACCGCACGTCGGTCACGCCGCGCAGGAACTCCAGCGCGTCGCCGTGCGCGTGCATGATCTGGAGCAGCCAGTCGGGCAGTCCGGGCGCGTCCCAGACCCGCACGCCGGGCGCCGTCTCCAGGCTGCCCGCGCCGCCGACCGCGATCAGTCGCGGAGCGTCCGCGCCGAGCGTGCGCAGCCCCTCCACCAGGGAACGCGCGGCCGGCTCGATGAGCTTGAGGTGGCCGGGGCCGTCGCCACCGCCGACCGCGCTGACGACCACGTCGTGGCCCTGGGCGGCCGCGGCCACGGACCGCGGGTCGAGCACGTCGCCGGTGGTCACGCCGAGGTTCTCGTGGCTGCGGGTGAGCCTGGCCGGGTCGCGGACGACCGCGGTGACCTGGTGGCCGCGGGACAGGGCCTCGTCCAGGACGCGCTGTCCGATGGTGCCGTTGGCGCCGAAGAGGGCGATCTTCGCCATGGGGGGTTCTCCTTCAGATGATGCGAGGGGTGATACGGGCGGTGATGTGGACATGGGGGGTGATCAGGCGGTGCCGGCGGCCAGGTGCTGTTCCAACGCCGCGGTCAGGTCGTCCGACGAGGCGACCGGGCCGCCCAGGCGGCGCACCCCGCCGGCGGGGGTGTGCAGCAGCAGCGTCGGGTAGGCCTCGACGCCCAGCCGACGGGTCTCGCGCATGTCCCGGACGGCCTCCTCGCGCACCGCCGGGTCCGCCAGCGCGGCGAGCACCGCGTCCGGGTCCAGGCCCAGCCGCCCGGCCAGCGTCCGGTAGGTCTCCGGCTCCGACAGGTCGCGGCCGTCGCGGTAGAACACCTGCTGAAGGGCGCCCGCGAACTCCACCTGGCGCTCCGGCGCCTGGCGGCGCAGCGCCACCAGACCCACCGCCGGACCCGCGGAGTCCATCACGGCCGAGCCGTCGGCGAGCAGCTCTTGGTAGGCGTCTCCGAAGACGGCACCGGTCAGCTGCGCGATGTGCTCGTTGGCGGCCGGGATGTACGGGTGCGCGGCCAGCGGAGCCGCCCGGTCGCCGGTGAACAGCCCGCCGCTGAGGACGCGGATGTCGACCCGCGCCGCGTTGTCGGCGGCGAAGCGACGCAGCGCGGGGCCGAAGCCGTAGCACCAGCCGCAGTACGCGTCGAACGCGTACGTCAGCCGGGCGCGCTCCTTCT
Coding sequences:
- a CDS encoding DsbA family protein, with translation MEKERARLTYAFDAYCGWCYGFGPALRRFAADNAARVDIRVLSGGLFTGDRAAPLAAHPYIPAANEHIAQLTGAVFGDAYQELLADGSAVMDSAGPAVGLVALRRQAPERQVEFAGALQQVFYRDGRDLSEPETYRTLAGRLGLDPDAVLAALADPAVREEAVRDMRETRRLGVEAYPTLLLHTPAGGVRRLGGPVASSDDLTAALEQHLAAGTA
- a CDS encoding NAD(P)H-binding protein: MAKIALFGANGTIGQRVLDEALSRGHQVTAVVRDPARLTRSHENLGVTTGDVLDPRSVAAAAQGHDVVVSAVGGGDGPGHLKLIEPAARSLVEGLRTLGADAPRLIAVGGAGSLETAPGVRVWDAPGLPDWLLQIMHAHGDALEFLRGVTDVRWTSLSPAATIAPGERTGAYRTGTEQLVTDADGESVISAEDYAVALVDEIERPQHIGERFTVAR
- a CDS encoding zinc ribbon domain-containing protein YjdM, encoding MSETPLPSCPECAGAYTYEMGALLVCPECGHEWTPASAEAETSSEERVIKDSVGNALADGDTVTVVKGLKVKGHPTGIKAGTKVRNIRLVDGVDGHDIDCKIEGFGHMQLKSSVVRKS
- a CDS encoding helix-turn-helix domain-containing protein, translating into MRKRTVECPTVAAVDVISGKWKVLILWALYHHRPRFGELRRLVPGISEKVLVQQLRELEALGVVHREVFHELPLRVEYSLTPSGIALNESLEPLSDWSRRYLTGPEEPVGEESAVEAGPAALSEPGVARSA